In a genomic window of bacterium:
- a CDS encoding PocR ligand-binding domain-containing protein yields the protein MKTIKYWEGKEFEDLHLSICLSEEVRPAVGLPASTPLQSFCSIIRQTYKGLNRCLMNDKRNLQIACENKRPYIYECHAGLIDGVIPIIFLDRCVAFIMLGQFLTEKPSEEKFTSIWEKVKDLPVDREELKKAYWELPVVPISLVNDVANTLFELANNIRDSLVNALKYSKRDYRRLKELRERKREADFEKDLINLQLWLSHHQQPNYPYEEERELLTRLRYGSKNSILVSLSRILNHILENWELDSLGVKSQVWGLVLSILGVIRMFTPHQVDLLKLTMQYASLLDKCKTKEEIIDTVSWIMNDLMTLWEEPRLGQSVIERAKKYILDNYSEELRLETVAREVHLSPTYFSALFKKMTGCSFAKYLTRVRIAKAKELLENTDIPVTDIAFQVGFNDPAYFAAIFRKEFGLTPLAYRKLKRGQTQTL from the coding sequence ATGAAGACCATTAAATACTGGGAAGGAAAAGAATTTGAAGATTTACACCTCTCTATTTGCCTTTCAGAAGAGGTTAGACCCGCTGTAGGTCTCCCTGCTTCTACGCCTCTACAATCTTTCTGTAGCATAATTCGCCAGACTTACAAAGGCTTAAATAGATGTCTGATGAATGATAAGAGGAATCTTCAAATAGCTTGCGAAAATAAGCGCCCTTACATCTACGAGTGCCACGCTGGTCTCATAGATGGAGTAATTCCCATAATCTTCTTGGACAGGTGCGTTGCATTCATTATGTTAGGGCAATTCCTCACGGAAAAACCATCCGAAGAGAAATTCACGAGTATCTGGGAAAAAGTAAAGGATTTGCCTGTGGATAGGGAAGAGCTTAAAAAGGCATACTGGGAGCTTCCAGTCGTTCCCATTTCCTTGGTTAACGATGTGGCAAACACGCTATTTGAGTTGGCAAACAATATAAGGGATTCTCTTGTGAATGCGCTTAAGTATAGTAAGAGGGATTACAGAAGGCTTAAAGAGCTTCGGGAAAGAAAGAGAGAAGCTGATTTTGAAAAGGATTTGATAAACCTACAGCTTTGGCTCTCTCATCATCAGCAGCCGAACTATCCATATGAGGAGGAAAGGGAACTTCTAACTCGTTTAAGATATGGAAGCAAAAACAGCATCCTTGTCTCTTTGTCTCGCATCTTAAACCATATATTGGAAAACTGGGAATTGGACTCCTTGGGAGTTAAGTCACAGGTATGGGGATTGGTCCTTTCAATTCTTGGAGTGATAAGAATGTTCACTCCCCATCAAGTCGACCTTCTCAAATTAACTATGCAGTATGCCTCCCTACTTGATAAATGCAAAACAAAAGAAGAGATAATAGATACCGTGAGTTGGATTATGAACGATTTAATGACTCTTTGGGAGGAACCCAGATTAGGACAATCCGTTATTGAGAGAGCGAAGAAATATATATTGGACAATTATTCCGAGGAGTTAAGGTTGGAAACCGTGGCAAGGGAGGTTCACTTAAGCCCGACTTATTTTAGCGCTTTGTTTAAAAAGATGACTGGGTGCAGCTTCGCGAAATATTTAACGAGGGTGAGGATAGCTAAAGCGAAAGAACTTTTAGAGAATACAGATATTCCCGTAACCGATATCGCTTTCCAAGTGGGTTTCAATGACCCCGCCTATTTCGCCGCTATTTTCAGAAAAGAATTCGGTTTGACCCCTCTCGCCTACAGAAAGCTTAAAAGAGGACAAACACAAACACTCTAA
- a CDS encoding PTS glucose/sucrose transporter subunit IIB — MARLEEMLTALGGKENIEKMDACITRLRLEVKDPSKIDEKKLKELGALGIVKMGKAVQVVFGTTAESIEAELRKLWKE; from the coding sequence ATGGCAAGGTTAGAAGAAATGTTAACTGCCTTAGGTGGTAAGGAAAATATTGAGAAGATGGACGCCTGCATCACCCGTCTTCGTTTGGAGGTAAAAGACCCTTCCAAGATAGACGAGAAAAAATTGAAAGAATTAGGAGCCTTAGGGATAGTGAAGATGGGCAAGGCTGTGCAGGTTGTTTTCGGCACCACCGCTGAGTCCATAGAGGCGGAGTTGAGGAAACTCTGGAAGGAATGA
- a CDS encoding phosphoribosylformylglycinamidine cyclo-ligase translates to MEEKRWDYTKAGVDIEREEKGMEGLLGWVRKSLGEDVLPIGYFANVIRIGDLGIAITIDGVGTKLLVAQMLGKYDTVGIDCVAMNVNDVLCVGARAVFMVDYIALEEPREDLLEEIGKGLYEGARIAGIQIVGGETAQLKEMLRGMRKGYAFDLAGACVGIVNPDEVILGQDIEDGDVVIGLESSGIHSNGLTLARKVLLKDHLSIFRYIPDLGRTIGEELLEPTRIYAREVYEIMGKVRVKALLNITGGGWLNLLRVEKPIEIEVEDLPPIPAIFQIIQKEGEIPDEEMFRVFNMGVGFAVITPEEDVGKVKEICDGFGLKSYELGKVRIAKDGVGKVRILRLGLVGKGTRFEKE, encoded by the coding sequence ATGGAAGAGAAGAGATGGGATTATACCAAGGCGGGAGTGGATATTGAAAGGGAAGAGAAGGGGATGGAAGGTCTTCTTGGGTGGGTAAGGAAAAGTTTGGGGGAAGATGTTTTACCGATAGGGTATTTCGCAAATGTAATAAGAATTGGCGATTTAGGGATAGCGATAACGATAGACGGGGTAGGAACTAAGCTTCTGGTAGCACAGATGTTGGGAAAATACGACACAGTTGGGATAGACTGCGTTGCTATGAATGTAAACGATGTGCTATGCGTTGGGGCGAGGGCAGTATTTATGGTTGACTACATAGCACTTGAGGAGCCAAGGGAGGACCTTCTTGAGGAGATAGGAAAGGGGTTGTATGAGGGGGCAAGGATAGCGGGCATACAAATCGTGGGAGGAGAGACGGCGCAGTTGAAAGAGATGTTAAGAGGGATGCGAAAGGGATATGCTTTTGATTTAGCGGGTGCCTGTGTCGGAATTGTCAATCCCGATGAGGTTATTCTTGGGCAGGATATTGAGGATGGGGATGTCGTGATTGGGCTGGAGAGCAGTGGAATTCATAGTAACGGGTTGACCTTGGCAAGGAAGGTTCTTTTGAAAGACCATCTTTCCATTTTCAGATATATTCCCGATTTGGGAAGAACGATAGGCGAGGAGCTTTTGGAGCCCACCAGGATATACGCGAGGGAGGTATATGAGATAATGGGGAAGGTCAGGGTTAAGGCGTTATTGAATATCACGGGAGGAGGGTGGTTAAATCTTTTAAGGGTTGAGAAGCCGATAGAGATAGAGGTTGAGGACTTGCCGCCAATACCTGCGATATTCCAGATTATCCAAAAAGAGGGAGAAATACCCGATGAGGAGATGTTTAGGGTCTTTAACATGGGGGTAGGTTTTGCGGTTATAACTCCGGAAGAGGACGTGGGTAAGGTCAAGGAAATATGCGACGGGTTTGGTTTAAAATCCTATGAGTTAGGGAAAGTGAGGATAGCGAAGGATGGAGTAGGCAAGGTGCGAATTCTGAGGTTGGGATTAGTGGGAAAGGGAACGAGGTTTGAAAAAGAATGA
- a CDS encoding sigma-70 family RNA polymerase sigma factor yields MDFIEEEEEEETEWEDKTDRQFVIEDAMKAWLKEIANIPLLTPEEEVELAKRIEQGDMDAKRKMIEANFRLVISIAKKKMGRGLPFADLIAEGHLGLIKAVEKFDWRKGFKFSTYATWWIRQAISRSIADQARLVRIPVHMVENLHKLTRAARQLTQRLGRKPTEEELSMETGLTIDEVRRIMEISPDPISLDNLTGEDEDTRVMDFVADSDAPSPEEEVARSMQREKLEELISSCLTPREQLVIRLRYGFDSGYQRTLEEVGRILAVTRERVRQIEAKALKKMRHPHRIKKLKEVIDFD; encoded by the coding sequence ATGGATTTCATAGAGGAGGAAGAAGAAGAAGAAACGGAGTGGGAGGATAAAACGGACAGACAATTTGTAATAGAAGACGCAATGAAAGCCTGGTTGAAGGAAATCGCTAATATACCCCTATTGACCCCAGAGGAAGAGGTAGAGTTGGCGAAGAGGATAGAGCAGGGAGATATGGATGCGAAGCGGAAGATGATAGAGGCAAATTTCCGCTTAGTGATAAGCATCGCAAAGAAGAAGATGGGGAGGGGATTGCCCTTTGCAGACCTAATTGCGGAAGGACATCTCGGTCTAATCAAGGCTGTTGAGAAATTTGACTGGCGTAAGGGATTTAAATTCTCCACATATGCTACCTGGTGGATAAGGCAGGCGATCTCCCGTTCAATAGCCGACCAAGCGCGGCTTGTTCGTATCCCTGTTCATATGGTGGAAAACCTACACAAGCTGACAAGGGCGGCAAGGCAGCTGACGCAGCGTTTGGGGAGAAAGCCCACTGAAGAGGAACTGAGTATGGAGACGGGCTTGACGATTGATGAAGTGCGCCGTATAATGGAAATTAGCCCTGACCCCATATCGCTTGATAATCTCACCGGCGAAGACGAGGATACAAGGGTAATGGATTTCGTAGCGGATAGCGACGCTCCATCGCCAGAGGAAGAGGTAGCACGCTCTATGCAGAGGGAAAAATTAGAGGAACTTATAAGTTCCTGCTTGACGCCAAGGGAACAATTGGTTATAAGATTAAGATATGGATTTGATAGCGGATATCAAAGGACATTGGAGGAAGTGGGGAGGATTTTGGCAGTAACAAGAGAGAGGGTACGCCAAATAGAGGCGAAAGCCTTGAAAAAGATGCGCCACCCTCATAGAATTAAAAAATTGAAAGAGGTTATAGATTTTGATTAA
- a CDS encoding CCA tRNA nucleotidyltransferase: protein MKELDLVTKIVLEEVEKIAREHSMKTYLVGGFVRDWLLERETKDIDLATDGDPLLLANDIASQLGGKIIVMNGYRVIRCLLPGRIQVDVSSLNGSIEEDMARRDFTANALAVPLDDLNTLIDPFNGKKDIEDKVLRMVSEEAFLEDPLRMLRAIRLAAVLGFTIEEQTKEAIRRNAPLITQAPPERIKEELFLLSRVTPCYSYFYLMEELGLLMGILPELSALKGVVQDGEDVFEHSVETLKHLEELLAEDFADVKLDSKDQFLLKLGALVHDVGKFATRRVEPDGTVRFIGHDVLGETMMRELGRRLRLSKKDVKTLRRLVRHHLRPSFLSHFGELSHRVVFRFFQDLKEDAIALLLLSYADRLATKKVSPEDLEKHKQLTLKLIDEAKKEGRRPRRLLSGRDIVQEFGSLPGPTIGRLLRLAEEAYAEGLISTKEEALDFVRRLIDEES, encoded by the coding sequence ATGAAAGAGCTTGACCTCGTGACGAAGATTGTCCTGGAAGAGGTCGAGAAAATCGCCAGAGAACATTCTATGAAGACCTACCTCGTCGGAGGCTTCGTGAGGGACTGGCTATTGGAAAGAGAGACAAAGGATATTGACCTCGCGACCGACGGGGACCCACTTCTCCTCGCCAACGATATTGCTTCCCAGTTGGGAGGAAAAATCATCGTTATGAATGGTTACAGGGTGATAAGGTGCCTCTTGCCCGGCAGGATACAAGTAGATGTATCCAGCCTGAACGGTTCGATTGAGGAGGATATGGCAAGAAGGGACTTCACCGCCAATGCTCTGGCTGTCCCTCTTGACGACTTAAACACACTCATAGACCCCTTCAACGGCAAGAAGGACATTGAGGATAAGGTGCTCAGGATGGTCTCGGAAGAGGCTTTCCTTGAGGACCCGTTGAGGATGTTAAGGGCGATAAGGTTGGCAGCGGTATTGGGCTTCACAATTGAGGAACAGACGAAGGAAGCGATAAGACGCAATGCTCCCCTTATCACCCAGGCACCACCCGAGAGAATAAAGGAGGAACTCTTCCTCCTCTCCCGTGTCACGCCTTGCTACTCTTATTTCTACTTAATGGAGGAATTAGGACTGCTTATGGGGATTCTTCCCGAGCTATCAGCCTTGAAGGGTGTTGTTCAGGATGGCGAGGATGTATTTGAACATTCCGTTGAAACCCTCAAACATCTTGAGGAATTGCTCGCCGAGGACTTTGCCGATGTAAAGCTTGATAGCAAAGACCAATTCCTCCTAAAATTGGGGGCTCTCGTTCACGATGTTGGTAAGTTCGCCACTCGTCGTGTTGAACCCGATGGCACGGTAAGATTCATAGGGCACGATGTCCTCGGAGAAACAATGATGAGGGAGCTGGGCAGAAGATTGAGGCTCTCCAAAAAGGATGTTAAGACCCTTAGGAGATTGGTAAGACATCACCTTCGCCCAAGCTTCCTTAGCCATTTCGGCGAGCTCTCCCATAGGGTCGTTTTCCGCTTCTTCCAAGACCTCAAGGAAGACGCAATTGCGCTCCTCCTCCTTTCCTATGCGGATAGACTGGCAACGAAGAAGGTAAGCCCCGAGGATTTGGAGAAACACAAGCAGCTAACATTGAAACTTATAGATGAAGCTAAGAAGGAAGGACGCAGGCCGAGAAGGCTACTCAGCGGAAGGGATATAGTGCAGGAATTCGGCTCTCTTCCCGGACCCACAATAGGTAGGTTATTGAGGCTTGCGGAGGAAGCTTACGCTGAAGGCTTGATAAGCACAAAGGAAGAAGCTTTGGACTTCGTGCGCCGCCTCATTGATGAGGAATCCTGA
- a CDS encoding glycerate kinase, whose amino-acid sequence MKIAVCPDSFKGSLPAWEAARAIARGLRSVFTNAEIREIPLADGGEGTAFVMALATQGKLIYKEVTGPLGEKVKGHYAILGDGKTAVVEMAQAAGLSLVPPRKRNPMKTTTYGVGELIKFALDQGVERIIVGIGGSATNDAGLGMAQALGIKALDKDGNDVPWGGEGLLKLERIEIEGLDERIKNVKIIVACDVQNTLLEAASIYAPQKGASEEEVILLEEGLRRFAEVVKTCLNKDVSNLPGGGAAGGLGAGLVAFLDASLSSGIDTILDYIGFDEKIKDVDLIFTGEGKLDRQTAYGKSIAGAIKRAKGKPVIALAGEIDEGFNPSQVGIEAAFSIVNGPITLRQSMKKTSLLLENTAREIAKILKIGGMLL is encoded by the coding sequence ATGAAAATTGCTGTTTGCCCCGATTCATTCAAGGGAAGTCTACCCGCCTGGGAAGCCGCTAGGGCGATTGCAAGGGGATTGAGAAGCGTTTTCACTAATGCAGAGATAAGGGAAATACCTCTTGCCGATGGCGGTGAAGGGACAGCTTTTGTAATGGCGCTCGCAACCCAGGGAAAGTTGATCTATAAAGAAGTCACAGGTCCATTAGGGGAAAAGGTTAAAGGTCATTACGCCATTTTAGGCGATGGGAAGACAGCCGTTGTGGAGATGGCTCAGGCTGCTGGGCTTTCCCTTGTTCCTCCCCGAAAGAGAAACCCTATGAAAACGACAACATATGGTGTTGGTGAACTGATCAAGTTCGCCCTTGATCAAGGAGTGGAGCGAATAATCGTAGGAATTGGCGGTTCGGCAACTAACGATGCGGGATTGGGGATGGCGCAGGCATTGGGAATAAAGGCTTTGGATAAGGATGGGAACGATGTCCCTTGGGGAGGCGAGGGACTGTTGAAATTGGAAAGAATAGAGATTGAAGGGCTTGACGAACGGATAAAAAATGTTAAAATTATAGTTGCTTGTGATGTTCAAAACACCCTTTTAGAGGCGGCGTCTATTTATGCGCCTCAAAAAGGGGCGAGTGAGGAAGAAGTGATACTATTGGAGGAAGGGTTAAGGCGTTTCGCGGAAGTAGTTAAGACCTGCCTCAACAAGGATGTATCCAATCTCCCCGGTGGAGGAGCAGCTGGAGGCTTAGGTGCTGGTCTTGTTGCTTTCCTTGATGCCTCCCTCTCCTCTGGAATAGACACGATTTTGGATTACATTGGTTTTGATGAGAAAATAAAAGATGTAGACTTGATATTCACGGGCGAGGGTAAATTGGATAGACAAACTGCTTACGGAAAATCAATTGCCGGTGCGATTAAAAGGGCTAAAGGGAAACCCGTTATAGCCCTTGCAGGAGAGATTGATGAAGGCTTTAATCCCTCCCAAGTGGGAATAGAAGCCGCCTTTTCCATTGTCAATGGTCCCATAACCTTGCGCCAATCGATGAAAAAAACCTCCTTGCTGTTGGAAAACACAGCAAGAGAGATAGCAAAAATTCTAAAGATAGGGGGTATGTTATTATGA
- a CDS encoding GAF domain-containing protein: MEKRMCGMLNMSQLLSTMVEETTKALGVKGCSIRLLDPSGQKLEIKAVYGLSKEYLDKGPVDVEHSKVDKEVLEGKIVYIEDATKDPRFQYPEEAKREGIVSVLSVPLRVADRKIGVVRIYTSEPRKFSKDEIDFVNSIAAQAAIAIQNAALYENLRQQYRDVEDILWKSIW, translated from the coding sequence ATGGAGAAAAGGATGTGCGGAATGCTCAATATGTCTCAGCTTTTATCAACGATGGTGGAGGAAACAACAAAGGCTTTGGGAGTGAAGGGTTGTTCAATCAGGCTATTGGACCCTAGCGGACAAAAACTTGAGATAAAAGCAGTTTACGGATTGAGCAAGGAATATCTTGATAAAGGACCAGTGGATGTGGAACATAGCAAAGTGGATAAGGAAGTTTTAGAGGGGAAGATTGTTTACATAGAGGATGCGACTAAGGACCCACGGTTCCAGTATCCCGAGGAGGCTAAGCGAGAGGGAATCGTCTCGGTTCTTTCCGTCCCATTGAGAGTAGCGGATAGGAAGATAGGAGTAGTGAGAATATACACGAGCGAACCAAGAAAATTCTCAAAGGACGAGATAGATTTCGTGAACTCCATCGCCGCCCAGGCAGCGATAGCGATTCAAAACGCAGCCCTCTACGAGAACCTCCGCCAGCAATACAGGGATGTAGAGGACATTCTCTGGAAAAGCATCTGGTAA
- a CDS encoding tyrosine--tRNA ligase — translation MSPEEQLQILTSGCVEVITEEELLERLKTKERLTVKYGADPTAPDLHLGHSIPLNKLRQFQELGHRVVFIIGDFTAMIGDPSGQSQTRKQLSREEVEKNARTYLQQVGKILALDKTEIIFNSQWFSSMDLEDVINQLASKYTLARMLEREDFAIRFKNEKPIYIHELLYPLMQGYDSLMISADVEIGGTDQKFNMLVGRELQRENGQPPQIVMTLPLLEGLDGVQKMSKSLNNYVGLTEPPEEMFGKLMSISDELMWRYLSLLLNYSQEKIMKLKSKVESGELNPMDLKMELAYRIVATYHNEEMAEKAKEEFEKVFRKREIPSQMEEIWIDKENIKDGKIWIIRLLLLSGYVSGTREAKRLISQGAIKVNKQQISNSDLDIPVEDGMIIQIGKRKFFRVRIGE, via the coding sequence ATGAGTCCTGAGGAACAACTCCAAATATTAACCAGTGGGTGTGTGGAGGTAATCACAGAGGAGGAGTTATTAGAGAGATTAAAAACAAAAGAGAGATTAACAGTAAAATATGGAGCTGACCCAACCGCCCCTGACCTTCATTTAGGGCATAGCATTCCCTTAAATAAGCTTCGTCAGTTTCAAGAGCTTGGGCATAGAGTAGTTTTCATTATCGGCGATTTCACCGCGATGATAGGTGACCCCTCAGGACAGTCGCAAACAAGAAAGCAGCTGAGTAGAGAAGAGGTGGAGAAGAATGCCAGGACCTATCTCCAACAAGTGGGGAAGATACTCGCCCTTGATAAAACGGAGATAATCTTCAATTCCCAATGGTTTTCCTCAATGGATTTGGAGGATGTGATAAATCAGCTTGCCTCCAAGTATACATTAGCGAGGATGTTGGAGAGAGAGGATTTCGCCATAAGATTTAAGAATGAGAAGCCAATCTATATTCACGAGCTTCTTTATCCTCTTATGCAGGGATATGATTCCCTTATGATATCGGCGGATGTTGAAATCGGCGGAACGGACCAGAAGTTCAACATGCTCGTGGGAAGGGAGCTTCAAAGGGAAAACGGACAGCCTCCCCAAATAGTTATGACCCTTCCTTTACTTGAGGGCTTGGACGGGGTTCAGAAGATGAGCAAGAGCCTTAACAACTATGTGGGTTTAACAGAACCACCAGAGGAGATGTTCGGCAAACTTATGTCCATATCCGATGAACTAATGTGGCGATATTTAAGTCTTCTTTTGAATTATTCACAAGAGAAAATCATGAAGCTGAAAAGCAAGGTGGAAAGTGGCGAGTTGAACCCAATGGATTTGAAGATGGAGCTCGCTTACAGAATAGTTGCTACATATCATAACGAAGAGATGGCGGAAAAGGCGAAGGAGGAGTTTGAAAAGGTCTTTCGGAAAAGGGAAATTCCCAGCCAAATGGAGGAGATTTGGATAGATAAAGAGAACATAAAGGATGGCAAAATATGGATAATAAGGCTCCTTTTGCTATCTGGTTATGTCAGCGGAACGAGGGAGGCAAAGAGATTAATCAGCCAGGGAGCAATAAAGGTAAATAAGCAACAAATTAGCAACAGCGATTTGGATATTCCCGTTGAGGACGGAATGATAATTCAAATTGGGAAGAGGAAATTCTTCAGGGTGAGAATAGGTGAGTGA
- a CDS encoding DUF1559 domain-containing protein produces the protein MRRKGFTLIELLVVIAIIAILAAILFPVFSRAREQARKASCQSSLKQIANAFLMYAQDWDECLPTGSRVNNIWWYQLIQPYLKNSQILKCPSASAGILQPDGSTQPAGDVNYGIASCMLCPHWCDPPRGLSLAKLENPAELVMVADSLSTFACSWFIAYPNACAASCMEDRRDAKYTRHSEGDNIAFCDGHVKWLHSQEIGSWDFHNAHIVPAMIW, from the coding sequence ATGAGGCGTAAAGGCTTCACCCTTATAGAATTGTTGGTCGTAATCGCTATAATAGCGATTTTGGCGGCCATCCTCTTCCCAGTGTTCAGCAGAGCACGGGAGCAGGCGAGAAAAGCTAGCTGCCAATCAAGCTTGAAGCAGATAGCCAATGCCTTCCTGATGTATGCCCAGGACTGGGATGAATGCTTGCCCACAGGAAGTCGGGTCAATAATATCTGGTGGTACCAGCTTATTCAACCCTATCTTAAGAACTCACAAATCCTAAAGTGTCCCTCCGCTTCTGCAGGAATCCTTCAACCGGATGGCTCCACTCAACCAGCTGGCGATGTCAATTATGGCATCGCTTCCTGTATGCTTTGCCCTCACTGGTGCGACCCCCCTCGCGGTCTATCCCTTGCCAAACTTGAGAATCCCGCTGAACTCGTTATGGTTGCCGATTCCCTCTCCACCTTCGCCTGCTCCTGGTTCATTGCCTATCCAAACGCATGCGCCGCTTCGTGTATGGAGGATAGAAGGGACGCCAAATATACTCGCCACTCTGAGGGAGATAACATCGCCTTTTGCGATGGACATGTTAAGTGGCTGCATTCGCAGGAAATCGGCAGCTGGGATTTCCACAACGCTCATATAGTCCCGGCGATGATATGGTAA
- a CDS encoding 4Fe-4S cluster-binding domain-containing protein, whose product MKGIRLPVPISAGVILSYQCNAECLHCMYACTPRWKGWISERDLENLLSKLAGKIMPSPFGTERVSLNYGLHFTGGEPFINFPLLLKAVEIANELKIPSTFIETNCYWCKDDKITREKLELLKLKGLKGILISVNPFYLEFVPFERTERAIRIAQEVFPGNVMVYQMEYYYLFKKIGIKGKMRLGDYQRLARDELSGRVELLLMGRAVYKLGEFYPKYPASFFFNQPCQPPFIRNWHNHFDNYGNFLPGYCGGISLGDWRNLDKILFEGIDLSFYPVLNFLVSQDFEGLFNFAREYGYEEIKEGYVSKCHLCLDIRKFLLDKGDFSELRPREFYRYL is encoded by the coding sequence ATGAAGGGAATTAGACTACCGGTACCTATTTCCGCTGGTGTAATACTTTCCTATCAATGCAACGCGGAGTGTCTCCATTGCATGTATGCTTGCACGCCGAGGTGGAAAGGCTGGATTTCGGAGAGGGATTTGGAGAATTTATTATCAAAGCTTGCGGGGAAAATTATGCCCAGTCCTTTCGGGACGGAACGAGTAAGTCTGAATTACGGGCTTCATTTTACAGGCGGCGAACCCTTTATCAATTTCCCCCTACTTCTCAAAGCAGTTGAAATAGCTAACGAATTGAAGATTCCCTCCACTTTCATTGAAACCAATTGCTACTGGTGTAAGGATGACAAAATAACGAGGGAGAAGCTGGAATTGCTTAAATTGAAGGGATTGAAAGGGATTTTGATTTCCGTCAATCCCTTTTATCTTGAATTCGTTCCCTTTGAAAGAACCGAGAGAGCGATAAGAATCGCTCAGGAGGTTTTCCCCGGGAACGTAATGGTATATCAGATGGAATACTACTATCTCTTCAAGAAGATTGGCATAAAGGGAAAGATGAGGCTTGGCGATTATCAGAGGCTGGCAAGGGATGAGTTATCGGGACGAGTTGAACTTTTATTGATGGGGAGGGCTGTTTATAAGCTGGGCGAGTTTTATCCAAAATATCCGGCGAGTTTTTTCTTCAATCAACCTTGCCAGCCGCCTTTTATTAGGAATTGGCACAATCACTTTGATAATTATGGGAATTTCCTCCCAGGATATTGCGGAGGAATATCCCTTGGAGATTGGAGAAATCTTGACAAAATCTTATTTGAAGGAATAGATTTGAGTTTCTATCCGGTTTTGAATTTCTTGGTTTCCCAAGATTTTGAGGGATTATTCAATTTCGCAAGGGAATATGGATATGAGGAAATAAAGGAAGGCTATGTATCAAAATGTCATCTTTGCCTTGACATCCGCAAATTCCTTTTGGATAAAGGCGACTTTTCGGAGTTGCGCCCCCGGGAATTTTACCGTTATTTATAA